A stretch of DNA from Vulpes lagopus strain Blue_001 chromosome 12, ASM1834538v1, whole genome shotgun sequence:
TCAGAGTGAAAGACACTTACTTGTTGTGAAACTCAGGATATGTGTTTTTTGAAACAAGACACAAGTTTGTGGTAGAGTAGGAAATATCTAAGCAATTAGCCTTCATCATATCTGGTGAAGAAACTAGATCAGTGATTGAGAGGGAGCAGGAACAGCTTGCCCATTTGGAAAggtactgaattttaaaatcatttataggACTTTTTCAAATAACCCCATTTCTTCATGATTAAATTCCCTAACCTAGTGAGTTGGGTTTGCTGGGGCAGAGAAATGTTCAAGAGCCACTGTACTACTAGTCAGCACAGGCAAGGAATAGCTTTTTATTGAAGCTTAACAGTAATTTTTCTGTAACGctagtccttttaaaaaataaaaataaaaagagcacaTTAGAAGGTTAttacttttctccctctctgaataGAAATGTTCCCAGCCTGGAAAGAAGtcttatcttattttaaaatttctttggagGGAGCCTCAAAGTTTCTTTCTGGACTCTTTCCCAACTCAAGGAATTGCCTGAAATAGTCTTCCTCGTGTCTCACGAATTAAAAACCTCATTTTGGCCCACCTGCTTCAGTTATGGTCTCTTGCATTTTAATCTAGCCTTGTATCAGGGCTTCTTTTTCTGACTCTTGGCTATTACTTACGTTTGTCTCTAATTCATAAAGTGGTGTACTTGTGTATTTGTAGAAATTTGCCATTTTCTTCTAATTGTGTCCCAGTGCAGTTTGTGGAGTATTAAGATCTGTCTTACAATCCAGCCTTAGTCCTATTGTGTATTTTACTGGGTTCCTCACCTGGTTGTAGCATCAGATGAATCccatccttttttccctttctctttgccttttcctgTCTCTTCCTTAGTACTGCCCATGTTTCTTAGACCCTCAGGATTTTATCCTGAaactaatcttatttttaatttaagtaaaatcAGATTCTGACATCTGATGTGCAAAAGATAAATTTCCCTCTCTTGAATGTAGAAgacttttaattttgtaaatattgaaatTTTCCATTAATAAGTGGTCTGTTAAATATGCACTAAAACTGTtcctttatatatctttaaagccaaactttttattgtttttaatacttttcttaaATGCAAAAAGGAAAGCCATTAGACTTTCCTTATTAAAATGCAAAGCCTAGTGTCTTCTAGCTTTTTGAAGAGCTTTTGTCCATTATATAATCTGTAAAGTAGCCAAGAGTTCCTCAGAAGCAGGACATCATTCAGATTTGAAACAATTATGGCTTGTGTCTAAAATAATGATGTGGCATAACCATTCATAGGTGGCAACCACAGTTTTACTTTAATTGGAAAAATCCTTGGATACTTCCAACATTTCATTTACCATAAAGACTTTACCAAGGTACCCTAGAACAGAAATGGTTAGGTCATTTTGATTCTACTAAATAGATAAAGCTGGTATGACTAGAAAACCAAATGACACAGTTACGAGCAtagaccttttatttattttttttccccggGTGTTTGACAGtgtaaacatacataaaatacatattaaagttTAGATGCTTTATATTTTGTGCAATAAATTgaagccttaaaaagaaaacatttcattaaaaagaaagaaactcattaGTTTTACTTAATTAAGACAATAAAATAGCAGCAAGTACCAAGACATTGTGCACTTCTTTTATTTAAGACAAGTTACTTCATTTACATCAGAGTCAGAAATGTAAGACTGACTTTCTTGAATACTTATATAGCTTGAATCACTGGTTAGATAGGGGCATATTTTCCCAACTATACATCAGGGAGGAGTTCTTTCATTAGTTTCAAAAAATGCAGACCCTCAAACAGCCAGCATGACCACAGCATTGAGCATTAAGAGAAATGAAGCATTTACTTTCCAAGCACTTGCCACAGAAGGTAAGCGAGTCTTTACATTTGTGGTTGTCTCTTCCCTCCGTAAGTTAAGGGTTGTGCTTTGTTGAGGCATTTCAGAGAAGTTATTTGGCATGCCACTAGTAATACTTAGGGTCATGGGTGTTGGGGATGATTTTGTTGAGCTAGTGAGGCTTGTGTTTGTAACCATTCCATCTTGGAGATGAATAGTTAGAGTTGCAGCTGCTGCTTCATGTGAATTGATGGTTTCTATGGATGTCTCTTCTGGGTAGGGCACAAAAGCCTTGTCAGTGCTAGCAAAGGTGGTGTCTTTGCTTAGAGTGGCACCAAACGTTGTTTCCTTTGTTCGATATTGTTTGGGTGTTTTGGTCACTTTGGGTTGAGTTACCATACTCAGAGAGTTAATGGTGTCCACTGTCTGCATCCCACTTACAGTGAACAAGCTTGAGGTAAATCCAGGAGGTGTGGGATATATGTTATGTTCCTTCAAAGATGATATTTGGCTAGAACAGGGAGTCCCTATTACATGGGCTTTTGTTTCCATCATCCACTTCAGTAAGTAAGTGATGTTTTGTTTGTGGTCACATGACCACCTGTTATTGTAAAGGGTTATCTCTTGCAACTGAAAGAGTTGGTCAAAAGCTTGATCTGGGATGAATGTGAACTTATTATTGTGCAGGTAAAGATGTGTGAGATTTGTCAGGTTTATTAATGTTCCTGGAAGGATTTGTGTCAAGGAATTGTTAGACAGGTCCACGATATGTAGTTTGGAGGGCATATTGGTTGGAACTGTCCAAAGTTTGTTACTACTGAGGTTGAGAACCTCAAGACTTCttagtgtatttttaatgagGACAACCTTTTCCAGCATATTCTTAGAAACATCCAGATATTTAAGGTTCCACTGATAAGCAGTATCAGATTTGTCAAGCAGTTTAATGTTGTTGTTAGCAGCAGACATGTTCCAGAGGGACCGAGGTAACTGAGCAGGCAGGCTTTCAAGCCTGTTGTTTGAAATGTCCAGGGTCCTCAGATTGGTGTATTGGGTTAACTGGTTATGAAGATCAGTAAAATGGTTATAAGACagatttaaatgaataatattctCTTGCAGTCCAGATGGTAATGTAGTCAAGTTTCTGCCTGAACAGTCCACatgcctgtgcctctctgtgcATATACATTGGAGAGGACAAATGCATAAAATACCAGGTGTGAGAAACAGAAGGATGAACAAGCTGGGAGACATTTTCAATATCTGATATTCCATCAAAGCCTGGAAACAAACAGATACACCCTTCTTTTAATATGCAAACACAATTAGGCATCTGCCTGGGTTAGTTAGCATTAGGCAAAATTTTCAATAAACCTCCTTGTTGTTGAGTCTTTTTATAATTGTTCCAGTGATTAAACTAACAAAGCTCCCCTTCATTTAGAGTCCAAATGCTTAATCCTTCAATTGGGGCTATGTGGTAGAGAGAGActctctccccctacttgtttctgaattttctccctcctcttctccttcttttacCATGgtctttcttatttatcttcCCAGAGCCTTAACATTACAAAATGGCATTCTCTGCAAATAAAGAACCCGAATCTTAAGCTATTACTATTTTTGATAATATCCTTTCTTACTCAGATAGGAAAAAATGGCTGTCGAGTctgttctgttgtttctttttttttaatctctgcagTAATGTTATAGTCAATATGTGTGTagagtaagattttatttagatattaaaaCAATACTTTGAAATTCACCTCTGTCTTTTTAGGATAAAT
This window harbors:
- the OMG gene encoding oligodendrocyte-myelin glycoprotein, with the protein product MALMEYQILKMSPSLFILLFLTPGILCICPLQCICTERHRHVDCSGRNLTTLPSGLQENIIHLNLSYNHFTDLHNQLTQYTNLRTLDISNNRLESLPAQLPRSLWNMSAANNNIKLLDKSDTAYQWNLKYLDVSKNMLEKVVLIKNTLRSLEVLNLSSNKLWTVPTNMPSKLHIVDLSNNSLTQILPGTLINLTNLTHLYLHNNKFTFIPDQAFDQLFQLQEITLYNNRWSCDHKQNITYLLKWMMETKAHVIGTPCSSQISSLKEHNIYPTPPGFTSSLFTVSGMQTVDTINSLSMVTQPKVTKTPKQYRTKETTFGATLSKDTTFASTDKAFVPYPEETSIETINSHEAAAATLTIHLQDGMVTNTSLTSSTKSSPTPMTLSITSGMPNNFSEMPQQSTTLNLRREETTTNVKTRLPSVASAWKVNASFLLMLNAVVMLAV